From the Paenibacillus sp. FSL H8-0548 genome, one window contains:
- the gndA gene encoding NADP-dependent phosphogluconate dehydrogenase: MSKQQIGVIGLAVMGKNLALNLESRGFAVAVYNRSYGKTDELVKEAADRQVYGYESLEGFVASLEVPRKILIMVKAGDATDDTIKQLIPLLEQGDILIDGGNSFFVDTQRRTNELEPQGIRFIGAGVSGGEQGALEGPAIMPGGTKEAYALVEPFLTAISAKVEGDACCTHIGPDGAGHYVKMVHNGIEYGDMQLICEAYHLLKDVIGAEAEELHHIFREWNEGELNSYLIEITQDIFTKVDPETGKRVVDIIKDSAGQKGTGKWTSQNALDLGVPLPVITESVFMRYLSSLGEERKRAAALFDKPAVSKFSGNRADFIELVRKALYASKICSYAQGFAQMKMASDTYGWDLNCGSIAMIFRGGCIIRAQFLENIKNAFEADANLPNLLVDSYFKNIVNEYQQAWREVVAAAALNGIPVPAFASALSYFDAYRTEYLPANLLQAQRDYFGAHTFERVDKAGSYHYQWNN, from the coding sequence TTGAGTAAACAACAAATTGGCGTTATTGGTCTTGCAGTAATGGGGAAAAACCTAGCTTTGAATTTGGAAAGCCGAGGATTTGCGGTTGCCGTTTATAATCGATCCTACGGGAAAACAGATGAATTGGTAAAGGAAGCAGCCGACCGTCAAGTATATGGCTATGAATCTTTAGAAGGATTTGTCGCTTCGCTTGAAGTCCCAAGAAAAATTTTGATCATGGTCAAAGCTGGAGATGCTACGGATGATACGATAAAGCAGCTCATTCCGCTTCTGGAGCAAGGTGATATTTTGATTGATGGAGGCAATTCCTTCTTTGTAGACACGCAGCGGAGAACGAACGAATTAGAGCCGCAGGGTATTCGCTTTATCGGTGCAGGTGTATCTGGCGGCGAGCAGGGAGCACTTGAGGGACCAGCAATTATGCCAGGAGGAACGAAGGAAGCGTATGCGCTTGTTGAACCTTTTCTAACGGCTATTTCTGCCAAGGTCGAGGGGGATGCATGCTGTACACACATCGGGCCAGACGGAGCAGGCCATTATGTCAAAATGGTGCATAACGGAATCGAGTATGGCGATATGCAGCTAATTTGCGAGGCTTACCATCTGCTTAAGGATGTGATTGGGGCTGAGGCTGAGGAGCTTCATCATATCTTTAGAGAATGGAACGAGGGTGAGCTTAACAGCTACCTGATTGAAATTACGCAGGATATTTTCACGAAGGTTGATCCGGAAACAGGCAAAAGAGTGGTTGATATTATTAAGGATTCTGCTGGTCAAAAAGGGACTGGCAAGTGGACCTCGCAAAACGCGCTCGATCTTGGCGTACCTTTGCCTGTCATCACAGAATCTGTATTTATGCGTTATTTATCTTCACTTGGTGAAGAACGCAAACGGGCAGCTGCTTTGTTTGACAAGCCAGCGGTATCTAAGTTCAGCGGCAATCGGGCAGATTTTATTGAGCTTGTACGCAAAGCGCTATACGCGAGCAAAATTTGCTCTTATGCTCAAGGTTTTGCTCAAATGAAGATGGCATCTGACACGTACGGATGGGATCTGAACTGCGGCAGCATTGCTATGATCTTCCGCGGCGGCTGTATTATCCGTGCTCAATTTCTTGAAAATATTAAAAATGCCTTCGAAGCCGATGCAAATCTACCAAATCTGCTCGTAGACAGCTATTTCAAAAACATCGTGAATGAGTACCAGCAAGCATGGCGCGAGGTCGTTGCAGCTGCAGCGCTAAATGGCATTCCAGTGCCTGCATTTGCTTCGGCTCTATCGTATTTTGATGCCTACCGTACAGAGTATCTTCCGGCTAATCTGCTGCAGGCTCAGCGTGATTATTTCGGGGCGCATACGTTTGAGCGCGTCGATAAAGCAGGTTCATATCACTATCAATGGAATAACTAG
- a CDS encoding glucuronate isomerase yields the protein MNTQTAINIADLRQTVERLALSMPVTDMHTHLYAPEFGELLLWGIDDLLTYHYLISESFRWSEEDYSHFWSMSKREQADWIWKQLFLDHSPVSEAASGFITILKRLGFDVSSRNLDDYRQALANRTVEEQVDTVMKIAGIEKIVMTNDPFDAVERPVWLSGKGKTDPRFYAALRVDALLNDWPNAVNELQGLGYDVQAEWTERTKEETRRFLSEWIVRMDALYLAVSMPGDFKYPAEDHRSKMIDEVMIPVCQTQNIPFALMIGVRRKVNPSLGLAGDMSMLSDVSAVEALCRRYPEQKFLITMLARENQHELTVLARKFRNLMIFGCWWFLHIESMVEEMTRFRIELLGTSMIPQHSDCRVFEQLIYKWEHSRKIIGNVLADKYEKLHQSGWSVTEEEIKRDLNDMLNRNFWRFLGK from the coding sequence ATGAATACTCAAACCGCAATAAACATCGCCGATCTTCGTCAGACTGTTGAACGCTTGGCTTTAAGCATGCCCGTCACCGATATGCATACGCATTTGTATGCGCCTGAATTTGGGGAGCTGCTGCTGTGGGGCATCGATGATTTGCTGACGTATCATTATTTAATTTCAGAGTCATTCAGATGGTCAGAGGAGGACTATAGCCATTTCTGGTCAATGAGCAAGCGTGAGCAAGCGGATTGGATTTGGAAACAACTATTTCTTGATCATTCCCCGGTTAGTGAGGCAGCGAGCGGATTTATTACGATCCTCAAACGCCTTGGATTTGATGTATCCTCGCGCAACCTGGACGATTACCGTCAGGCACTGGCGAATCGCACGGTGGAGGAGCAGGTCGACACGGTGATGAAGATTGCTGGTATCGAAAAAATCGTCATGACCAATGACCCATTCGATGCTGTAGAGCGTCCAGTTTGGTTATCGGGCAAAGGTAAAACAGATCCTCGTTTCTATGCGGCGCTGCGTGTTGATGCCCTGCTAAATGATTGGCCGAATGCGGTTAACGAGCTTCAAGGCCTTGGTTATGATGTACAAGCTGAGTGGACAGAGCGGACGAAGGAGGAAACTCGTCGTTTTCTATCGGAATGGATCGTACGCATGGATGCGCTCTATCTTGCTGTATCGATGCCTGGTGATTTTAAATACCCAGCGGAAGATCACAGAAGCAAGATGATTGATGAGGTTATGATTCCCGTATGCCAGACGCAAAATATTCCGTTTGCACTCATGATCGGCGTTCGAAGAAAAGTAAATCCATCACTCGGCTTAGCAGGCGATATGAGCATGCTGTCAGATGTGTCTGCAGTTGAAGCGCTATGCCGCCGTTATCCGGAGCAAAAGTTTCTTATCACGATGCTGGCAAGAGAAAACCAGCATGAATTGACGGTGCTTGCGCGTAAGTTCCGCAATTTGATGATCTTCGGCTGCTGGTGGTTTCTGCATATCGAGTCTATGGTTGAGGAAATGACGCGTTTCCGCATAGAGCTGCTAGGCACTTCTATGATCCCGCAGCATTCGGATTGCCGTGTCTTCGAGCAACTGATCTATAAATGGGAGCATTCAAGAAAAATTATCGGAAACGTACTGGCGGATAAATATGAGAAGCTGCACCAAAGCGGCTGGAGCGTCACGGAAGAGGAAATTAAACGAGATTTGAATGATATGCTGAATCGCAACTTCTGGCGTTTTCTAGGCAAATAG
- a CDS encoding extracellular solute-binding protein, protein MINKWVKSSAIVLTAAALFLGGCSQAAKTNNTSTQTAAPNKVETSKAKPVTIKVHTWYNLENEKLDLVAQEFEKQHPDIKVEFVSAGDNNNLESLKKIDLAAASSETMDVIMLASSAAYVQRVELGMFEPLDEYLDKDDLVFDDEYVVNTQVKEKIYGLPGKSVSFFVAINADHLAEAGLPIPTDWTWDEYLEYAKKMTKTDGAKKRYGTYFHTWTNPYSMLALLTQPENAYLVTDDGKSANITNPFMQKSLEIRLQAEKDKSATPYAEVISQKLNYRPQYFNQDASMIATGTFFLPEVGGTDKVPATFKTVFAPYPKVNKEDPNSTTVSSDILALYSKSKNKQAAYTFIRWFTTEGLMVQGRNIPSWKKANTEEILDKIIGATANPEMIDKESALNFFNNSVMIPAKNPPAYSAEVEKIMQEQFDLMLLQGQGIDKTMNTAQEKIQKVVESYQ, encoded by the coding sequence ATGATTAACAAATGGGTAAAGAGTTCGGCAATTGTTCTGACAGCAGCAGCTTTATTTCTGGGAGGATGCTCTCAAGCAGCCAAAACGAATAACACCAGCACACAAACAGCTGCTCCGAACAAAGTTGAAACCAGCAAGGCAAAACCGGTCACGATTAAGGTTCATACCTGGTACAATCTTGAGAATGAGAAACTTGATCTCGTAGCACAGGAATTTGAGAAGCAGCACCCGGATATCAAAGTCGAATTTGTATCGGCAGGAGACAATAATAATCTTGAATCCTTGAAAAAAATAGATTTGGCTGCAGCTTCAAGTGAAACGATGGACGTCATTATGCTTGCATCCTCAGCGGCATACGTGCAGCGTGTGGAGCTTGGAATGTTCGAGCCGCTTGATGAATATTTGGACAAGGATGACCTTGTCTTTGATGATGAATATGTCGTGAATACGCAAGTAAAAGAAAAAATTTATGGTCTGCCAGGGAAATCAGTGAGCTTCTTCGTTGCCATTAATGCAGATCATTTGGCTGAAGCGGGACTGCCGATTCCGACCGACTGGACTTGGGATGAATATCTTGAATATGCGAAAAAGATGACGAAAACGGATGGCGCTAAAAAACGCTACGGCACGTATTTCCACACATGGACGAATCCGTATTCCATGCTTGCATTGCTGACTCAACCGGAAAATGCATACCTTGTTACCGATGATGGAAAATCAGCGAATATTACGAATCCATTTATGCAGAAATCGCTGGAAATTCGTTTGCAAGCGGAGAAAGACAAGTCAGCAACGCCTTATGCGGAAGTCATTAGTCAGAAGCTCAACTATCGTCCACAATATTTCAACCAAGATGCGAGCATGATAGCGACAGGTACATTCTTCCTTCCAGAGGTAGGTGGGACAGATAAGGTGCCGGCGACGTTCAAGACTGTTTTTGCGCCCTATCCGAAAGTAAACAAAGAAGATCCGAATAGTACAACAGTTTCATCAGATATACTTGCGCTGTATAGTAAATCGAAAAACAAGCAGGCAGCCTATACGTTCATCCGTTGGTTTACGACAGAGGGACTCATGGTGCAGGGCAGAAACATTCCATCCTGGAAAAAGGCTAATACCGAGGAAATTTTAGATAAGATTATTGGGGCAACTGCGAATCCAGAAATGATTGATAAGGAATCTGCATTGAACTTTTTCAATAATAGTGTCATGATTCCGGCTAAAAATCCACCGGCATACTCAGCAGAAGTAGAGAAGATTATGCAGGAGCAATTTGATTTAATGCTGCTGCAGGGTCAGGGTATCGACAAAACGATGAATACCGCACAGGAAAAAATACAAAAGGTTGTTGAATCGTATCAATAA
- a CDS encoding sugar ABC transporter permease — translation MQDTLAGYLFIAPMLIVATVLTIIPILLSGIISFTDWNFIAGLKSINFIGFANYIKMFSDENFLRSLANNFLLIFVIPVSLFISLILAVLINKATYFKSFFKVIYFMPFISSFVAVAVLWRVLFHPTSGPINSFLMSIGINHPPAWLADPNFSLLSVMIIMVWAGIGFEMIIFMAGLQNIPSDLYEAADIDGASKIRQFFTVTIPLLSPTTFFLLITGIVGSFKVFDLIMILTNGGPAGSTSVIVFYLYEVAFIQLKSGYASAIGIALLLLILAITVIQWIGQKKWVNY, via the coding sequence ATGCAGGACACGTTAGCAGGGTATTTGTTCATAGCACCCATGCTAATTGTAGCCACAGTCCTTACGATTATTCCGATTCTACTCTCAGGGATCATTAGCTTTACGGATTGGAACTTTATTGCAGGCTTAAAAAGCATCAATTTCATTGGATTCGCTAATTATATTAAAATGTTCTCTGATGAAAACTTTCTGAGGTCGTTAGCCAATAACTTTCTTTTAATTTTTGTTATACCAGTCTCCTTATTTATTTCATTAATCTTGGCAGTTCTGATTAATAAAGCAACCTATTTTAAAAGCTTCTTTAAAGTCATTTATTTCATGCCATTCATATCTAGCTTTGTAGCGGTAGCCGTTCTATGGCGAGTGTTGTTTCATCCGACGAGCGGACCCATTAATAGTTTCCTTATGTCGATCGGAATTAATCATCCGCCAGCTTGGCTGGCAGATCCGAATTTTTCTCTCCTATCCGTTATGATCATTATGGTGTGGGCGGGAATTGGCTTCGAAATGATTATCTTTATGGCGGGATTGCAAAATATCCCCTCAGATCTCTACGAGGCAGCTGACATTGATGGCGCATCGAAAATTCGTCAGTTTTTCACGGTAACTATACCGCTGCTTTCACCAACAACGTTCTTCCTGCTTATTACCGGTATTGTCGGCTCCTTTAAGGTTTTCGACCTGATTATGATTTTAACGAATGGCGGACCTGCAGGTTCAACGTCAGTTATCGTATTTTACCTATATGAAGTCGCTTTCATTCAATTGAAATCAGGATATGCATCGGCGATTGGTATCGCACTACTTCTCTTAATTCTGGCCATCACAGTCATCCAATGGATCGGACAGAAGAAATGGGTAAACTACTAG
- a CDS encoding carbohydrate ABC transporter permease has translation MSSLRIRRIIVTLFMSIAGIMFIMPFIWMISASFKPELDVLAYPIKWIPETWNAVENYREVWFGALPFSLYYWNTIKITFLTTVFSLIISAMAAYGFSKITFKGRDLLFIVILATFMIPTQAILVPQFIMFRWLGLFDNHLGLVLLSSSSVIGTFLLRQFYMSIHNEIIESARIDGANHWTIFVKITLPLVKSALATVMILRFIWTWNDYQNPLIFIRSDHLFTLQLGMTKFSDVNGEFYSLMMAGAVSAILPLLIIFIIGQKQVIEGVASGSVKG, from the coding sequence ATGAGCTCGTTACGTATTAGACGTATCATTGTTACTTTATTCATGAGTATCGCAGGTATAATGTTTATCATGCCTTTCATTTGGATGATCTCCGCATCATTTAAGCCAGAGCTTGATGTACTTGCTTATCCGATCAAATGGATTCCAGAAACATGGAACGCCGTTGAAAATTATCGGGAGGTTTGGTTCGGAGCACTTCCCTTTAGCTTGTATTATTGGAATACGATTAAAATTACGTTCTTGACTACCGTGTTCTCTCTCATTATTTCAGCTATGGCCGCCTATGGCTTCTCAAAAATTACGTTTAAAGGCAGAGACCTATTATTCATTGTTATTCTTGCAACGTTCATGATTCCGACTCAAGCGATATTGGTACCGCAATTCATTATGTTTCGTTGGCTCGGATTGTTTGACAATCATTTGGGATTGGTGCTGCTGAGCAGCTCCTCGGTTATCGGGACTTTCCTGCTGCGTCAATTTTATATGAGCATTCATAACGAGATTATCGAATCGGCACGTATAGACGGCGCGAACCATTGGACTATTTTTGTGAAAATTACGCTTCCATTAGTAAAATCTGCATTGGCTACCGTAATGATTTTACGTTTTATCTGGACTTGGAATGACTATCAGAATCCGTTGATCTTCATCCGATCAGACCATTTGTTCACGCTTCAGCTAGGTATGACTAAGTTTTCAGACGTGAACGGAGAGTTTTATTCTCTCATGATGGCAGGCGCTGTATCCGCAATCTTGCCGCTGCTCATCATCTTCATTATTGGGCAGAAGCAAGTCATTGAGGGTGTGGCCTCAGGAAGTGTCAAAGGTTAG
- a CDS encoding extracellular solute-binding protein — protein MFRNWLKSSAVVLTAAAMLLTGCGSSAGNKAGSDGAPVEIKVHTWYNLKNENFDIIKQEFEKQYPNIEVTFVSAGDNNATEAVKKVDLAAASGENMDVIMFSQPSFYVQRVALGMLEPLDDYLNKDNVKFEDEYSVNTLEKGKIYALPGKSVNMFVAINENHLKEAGLPVPTDWTWDDFLDYSKKLTKLDGEKKRYGTYFHSWTNPYSMIGLINQPTNAYLVTDDGKLANITNPIMKKSMEVRLQAEKDKSATPYAEVISQKLNYRPQYFNQDASMIVTGTFFIPETGGTEKVPAAFRTVFAPYPKINKDDQITTSASADIVSMYSKSKHKEEAYTFIRWFTTQGLVVQGRNIPSWKKADMNEVLDKIIAGTSNSEMIDKESALSFLENSKMIPTINPPAFSSEVEKTMQEEFDKMMLQGQDVDATLNTAQEKIQKLIDSNS, from the coding sequence ATGTTTAGAAATTGGTTGAAGAGCTCTGCGGTCGTACTAACGGCTGCTGCAATGCTTCTAACAGGCTGTGGTTCATCAGCAGGAAACAAGGCTGGAAGCGATGGAGCACCTGTCGAGATTAAGGTTCACACTTGGTACAATCTTAAAAATGAAAATTTCGATATCATCAAGCAGGAGTTCGAGAAGCAGTACCCGAACATTGAAGTAACCTTTGTGTCAGCAGGTGACAACAATGCTACTGAGGCTGTGAAAAAAGTGGATTTGGCTGCAGCATCTGGAGAAAATATGGATGTTATTATGTTCTCCCAGCCATCCTTTTACGTACAAAGGGTAGCACTAGGCATGCTCGAGCCGCTCGATGATTATTTGAATAAAGATAATGTGAAATTTGAGGACGAATATTCCGTTAATACGTTAGAAAAGGGTAAAATCTATGCTTTGCCAGGAAAATCTGTCAACATGTTCGTTGCTATTAACGAGAACCATCTCAAAGAGGCGGGACTGCCAGTCCCAACGGATTGGACATGGGATGATTTTCTTGACTATTCCAAAAAATTAACTAAGCTAGACGGAGAGAAAAAACGTTATGGAACGTACTTCCATAGCTGGACGAATCCGTATTCCATGATTGGTTTAATCAACCAGCCGACAAACGCGTATCTTGTCACGGATGATGGCAAATTGGCGAATATAACGAATCCGATTATGAAGAAATCGATGGAGGTTCGCTTGCAAGCAGAGAAGGATAAGTCGGCGACGCCTTATGCTGAAGTTATCAGCCAGAAGCTGAACTATCGTCCGCAGTATTTTAATCAAGATGCAAGCATGATCGTAACAGGAACGTTCTTCATTCCTGAAACGGGGGGCACAGAGAAGGTGCCAGCCGCATTCAGAACGGTATTTGCACCTTACCCGAAAATAAATAAAGATGACCAAATCACAACCTCTGCCTCAGCTGATATTGTGTCGATGTACAGTAAGTCCAAGCATAAAGAAGAAGCCTACACGTTTATTCGTTGGTTTACTACTCAGGGACTTGTGGTCCAAGGCAGAAATATTCCGTCGTGGAAAAAGGCCGATATGAATGAAGTTTTAGATAAGATTATCGCAGGAACATCCAATTCTGAAATGATCGATAAGGAATCAGCGCTGAGCTTTTTGGAAAACAGCAAGATGATTCCAACTATCAATCCGCCAGCGTTTTCATCAGAAGTAGAAAAAACGATGCAGGAAGAGTTTGACAAAATGATGCTTCAAGGTCAAGATGTCGATGCAACACTGAATACTGCACAAGAGAAAATTCAAAAGCTAATTGATTCGAATTCATAA
- a CDS encoding sensor histidine kinase: protein MKFNFFRKLSLRQKLIATSIGCLMVPTLVMLYNTSFFSQQIIREQALNSANQSLSIVQYQIHGIIEEMVEVSNRVQFNDELKSLLQKPDEPLVQLSVTILLEQIASARPDIRLTLLTKDGRYYSNYSYYEFAPTSFRQQPWFEQIAKLAPFETLYLGVQPNYLKLQAEEDPYVIMTARALTEYTSEPLAYLIVSRTENTVSDIIDHLAEDIFLLDQNQQILSHRDEDNIGKNFNALISTSTSVTPEIIHLNGENQIYVSLPVHYADWSLVSLVPYEQLTDKVNGFYRSGLLLQIVFAAGFLLVLTYLLSKFTKPIKVLGDVALRVEAGDMQIRSNVRAGDEVGRLGKSFDHMLDRISEMIEQVKLEQELKRQAELAMLQVQINPHFLFNVLSSIRLKLLMKGDEENAELVGSLSSLLRTTLSSQQEFVPLLTELEITQQYMDLMNFSLRHQIESTIEIKDELHMETVPRFILQPIIENCYKHGFSKRGGFISIRVEKTREALHISIEDDGAGMTVEALERVNDRLQPSKREIMERYARNEGTSAGIGLTNVYERLKLIYDDQFQMKLESEYQVGTKVVFVLPTSIMEGNHHV from the coding sequence ATGAAATTTAATTTTTTTCGTAAATTGTCGCTAAGACAAAAGCTGATTGCGACATCCATCGGTTGTTTGATGGTTCCTACCCTTGTGATGCTTTATAACACCAGCTTTTTCTCACAGCAAATCATACGCGAGCAAGCTCTGAATAGTGCGAACCAGTCTCTCAGTATTGTGCAGTATCAAATTCATGGAATTATTGAAGAGATGGTCGAAGTATCCAATAGAGTTCAATTTAATGATGAGCTAAAGAGCTTGCTGCAAAAACCCGACGAGCCTTTAGTTCAGTTGTCGGTTACTATCCTGCTTGAGCAGATCGCGAGTGCTCGCCCGGATATACGCCTTACACTGCTGACTAAGGATGGACGTTATTACTCGAATTATTCCTATTATGAATTTGCTCCAACGTCGTTTAGGCAGCAGCCATGGTTTGAACAAATAGCGAAGCTGGCCCCCTTTGAAACGTTATATTTGGGTGTACAGCCTAATTATTTAAAGCTGCAGGCAGAGGAAGATCCTTATGTCATTATGACTGCGCGTGCATTGACTGAATATACGTCAGAGCCGCTTGCTTATTTGATTGTTAGCCGTACGGAAAATACAGTTAGCGATATTATTGATCATTTGGCAGAGGATATATTTTTGCTCGATCAGAATCAGCAAATTCTGTCCCATCGTGATGAGGATAATATTGGAAAAAATTTCAATGCTCTAATATCGACAAGCACCAGCGTAACGCCTGAAATCATTCATTTGAATGGAGAAAACCAGATCTATGTATCGCTGCCCGTTCATTATGCAGATTGGTCCTTGGTAAGCTTGGTGCCATATGAGCAGCTAACCGACAAGGTTAATGGGTTTTATCGCTCAGGACTGCTGCTGCAAATCGTATTTGCTGCGGGATTTCTATTAGTTCTCACCTATCTGCTCAGTAAGTTTACTAAACCGATAAAGGTTTTAGGTGATGTAGCTCTTAGGGTAGAGGCAGGCGATATGCAAATTCGATCGAATGTGAGGGCGGGCGACGAGGTTGGCCGACTTGGGAAATCCTTCGATCATATGCTTGACCGGATCTCTGAGATGATTGAGCAAGTAAAGCTGGAGCAGGAGCTTAAGCGGCAAGCAGAGCTTGCGATGCTGCAGGTTCAGATTAATCCGCATTTTTTATTTAATGTACTAAGCTCCATACGCTTAAAGCTGCTTATGAAGGGCGATGAAGAAAATGCCGAGTTAGTCGGATCGTTATCCTCGCTGCTGCGAACGACGCTCTCTTCCCAGCAGGAGTTTGTGCCTTTGCTTACGGAGCTTGAAATTACGCAGCAATATATGGATCTGATGAACTTTTCTTTGCGGCATCAGATCGAGTCAACGATTGAAATCAAGGATGAGCTGCATATGGAAACCGTGCCAAGGTTTATTCTCCAGCCGATCATTGAGAACTGCTACAAGCATGGCTTCTCGAAGCGAGGCGGCTTCATTTCCATCCGTGTAGAGAAGACGAGAGAAGCTTTGCACATTTCAATAGAGGATGATGGTGCGGGTATGACTGTAGAAGCCTTGGAACGTGTAAATGATCGCTTGCAGCCTAGCAAAAGGGAAATTATGGAGAGATATGCTCGAAATGAAGGGACTTCGGCGGGGATTGGACTTACGAATGTTTACGAGCGGCTTAAACTAATTTATGACGATCAATTCCAGATGAAATTGGAAAGCGAATATCAAGTAGGAACGAAGGTTGTGTTCGTTCTGCCAACGTCTATCATGGAGGGAAATCATCATGTATAA